In Sorghum bicolor cultivar BTx623 chromosome 8, Sorghum_bicolor_NCBIv3, whole genome shotgun sequence, one genomic interval encodes:
- the LOC8071507 gene encoding thaumatin-like pathogenesis-related protein 4 translates to MASTSMSLVLFLLLATFAAGASAATFTVKNNCNYTVWPAAIPVGGGTQLDPGQTWTVDVPAGTTGRFWGRTGCSFSGGSGHCDTGDCAGALNCTVSGQPPATLAEFSIGGTEDYYDISVIDGYNLAMAFSCSTGVTLVCRSPTCPQAYPFASEDPETHGCSTNSNYQLTFCP, encoded by the coding sequence ATGGCGTCCACTTCCATGTCCTTGgttctcttcctcctcctcgcaACCTTCGCCGCCGGTGCCAGCGCCGCCACCTTCACCGTCAAAAACAACTGCAACTACACGGTGTGGCCCGCCGCCATCCCGGTCGGCGGAGGCACGCAGCTGGACCCAGGACAGACATGGACTGTCGATGTGCCTGCAGGCACCACCGGCCGGTTCTGGGGACGCACGGGCTGTTCCTTCAGCGGCGGAAGCGGCCACTGCGACACCGGCGACTGCGCCGGCGCCCTCAACTGCACCGTCTCCGGGCAGCCACCGGCGACGCTGGCCGAGTTCAGCATCGGCGGCACCGAGGATTACTACGACATCTCCGTGATTGACGGCTACAACCTCGCCATGGCCTTCTCCTGCAGCACCGGCGTTACTCTGGTGTGCAGGAGCCCGACTTGCCCGCAGGCGTACCCGTTTGCGAGCGAGGATCCCGAGACCCATGGATGCAGCACCAACAGCAACTACCAGCTCACCTTCTGTCCATGA
- the LOC8081617 gene encoding thaumatin-like pathogenesis-related protein 4, which produces MASTSMSTVLFLLLATFAAGASAATFTVKNNCSSTVWPAAIPVGGGTQLDPGQTWTVDVPAGTTGRFWGRTNCSFVGGNGHCGTGDCAGALNCTVSGQPPTTLAEFSLGGGSAGGNQDFYDMSVIEGYNLPMAFSCSTGVGLVCTSPTCPAACLFASDDCRVHACSSNSNYQVIFCP; this is translated from the coding sequence ATGGCGTCTACTTCCATGTCCACGGTCCTCTTCCTCCTGCTGGCTACCTTCGCCGCCGGTGCCAGCGCCGCCACCTTCACCGTCAAAAACAACTGCAGTTCCACAGTGTGGCCGGCAGCCATCCCGGTCGGCGGTGGCACGCAGCTAGACCCAGGACAGACGTGGACCGTCGACGTGCCCGCCGGCACCACCGGCAGGTTCTGGGGCCGCACTAACTGCTCCTTCGTCGGCGGAAACGGCCACTGCGGCACCGGCGACTGCGCTGGTGCCCTCAACTGCACCGTCTCCGGCCAGCCACCCACGACGCTGGCCGAGTTCAGCCtcggcggcggcagcgccgGCGGCAACCAAGACTTCTACGACATGTCGGTGATTGAGGGCTACAACCTGCCCATGGCCTTCTCCTGCAGCACCGGCGTTGGTCTGGTGTGCACGAGCCCCACCTGCCCTGCCGCTTGCCTGTTTGCGAGCGATGATTGCAGGGTCCATGcgtgcagcagcaacagcaactacCAGGTGATCTTCTGTCCATGA